The proteins below are encoded in one region of Reichenbachiella sp. 5M10:
- a CDS encoding UbiA prenyltransferase family protein, with translation MHYLILLYQVFRVKHWIKNTFIFIPSFFAGHFFFEGEIPRLVAGFFSFSLVASSIYIINDIRDREMDRLHPKKKERPFAANKITPTQGILLMLITLSIGLASAYYLSVDFLILTGIYLLLNIGYSMGLKTVPIVDLLIVSLGFIIRIYMGGILSGVAVSHWLSIMIFLLSLFIVLAKRSDDIRIFEENGTMVRKTSSKYNASFIHACITMVSGIIIVSYILYCVSPEITQQWDSQYIFVTTIFVIAGIMRYLQITMVEKNTGSPIQILYKDKFIIITLICWLASFGIIIYL, from the coding sequence ATGCATTACCTAATCTTACTTTACCAGGTGTTTCGTGTCAAACACTGGATCAAGAACACCTTTATCTTTATCCCAAGTTTCTTTGCAGGACACTTTTTCTTCGAGGGTGAAATTCCACGCCTAGTAGCGGGATTCTTCTCGTTCTCGCTAGTGGCCAGCTCGATCTATATCATCAATGACATCCGCGACCGTGAGATGGATCGCCTCCACCCCAAAAAGAAAGAACGCCCATTTGCTGCCAACAAAATCACTCCTACTCAGGGCATCCTATTGATGCTGATCACCTTATCCATTGGCCTGGCATCTGCCTACTACTTGTCGGTAGACTTTCTGATACTTACAGGTATCTACCTTCTGCTCAATATCGGCTATTCGATGGGACTCAAAACCGTCCCAATTGTCGATCTATTGATTGTATCCTTGGGATTCATCATCCGCATCTATATGGGGGGAATACTCTCCGGAGTAGCTGTTTCTCACTGGCTGTCCATCATGATCTTCCTACTGTCTTTATTCATCGTACTGGCCAAACGAAGTGACGATATACGCATATTTGAAGAAAACGGCACCATGGTGCGCAAAACATCTTCCAAGTACAACGCGAGCTTCATTCACGCCTGCATCACCATGGTCAGTGGTATCATCATTGTCTCTTACATTCTCTATTGTGTATCACCTGAGATCACGCAGCAGTGGGACTCCCAGTACATTTTTGTGACGACCATATTTGTCATCGCTGGGATCATGCGCTATCTTCAAATCACGATGGTCGAAAAAAACACAGGTTCACCGATCCAAATTTTATACAAAGACAAGTTCATCATCATTACCTTGATCTGTTGGCTGGCCAGTTTTGGAATCATCATCTACCTCTAG